The following coding sequences are from one Pseudonocardia sp. EC080619-01 window:
- a CDS encoding NAD(P)-dependent oxidoreductase, which produces MRVLLTGHQGYLGTVMAPLLASAGHDVTGLDSGLFASCVLGSLDTPDVEGFPTDLRDVTVEQLRGFDAVVHMAALSNDPLGSLAPEITYDINHHASTRLARLSKEAGVGRFVYASTCSVYGAQSGDDLVDEDAPLKPVTPYAISKVRVEDDLAELADADFVPVSMRNATAFGFSPRLRADIVLNNLVGRAILTNEVTVLSDGTPWRPLAHAEDIAGAVVAALDAPADVVRARAYNVGTEKNNRTVAEIAQAVIDAVPGSTLNITGEAGNDPRSYRVDFARARKELGFEAGWTIPAGAEQLATEYKARGLTQDAFDNSFTRLAVLNARQAAGELDGGMHVIGG; this is translated from the coding sequence ATGCGGGTACTGCTCACCGGACATCAGGGCTACCTGGGGACGGTGATGGCACCGCTCCTCGCCTCGGCCGGCCACGACGTCACCGGGCTCGACTCCGGGCTGTTCGCCTCGTGCGTCCTGGGCAGCCTGGACACCCCCGACGTCGAGGGCTTCCCGACCGACCTCCGCGACGTCACCGTCGAGCAGCTCCGGGGCTTCGACGCCGTCGTCCACATGGCGGCGCTGTCGAACGACCCGCTCGGCTCGCTGGCCCCGGAGATCACCTACGACATCAACCACCACGCCTCCACCCGGCTGGCGCGGCTGTCGAAGGAGGCCGGTGTCGGGCGGTTCGTCTACGCCTCCACCTGCTCGGTCTACGGCGCCCAGTCCGGCGACGACCTCGTCGACGAGGACGCCCCGCTGAAGCCGGTCACCCCGTACGCGATCTCCAAGGTCCGCGTCGAGGACGACCTGGCCGAGCTCGCCGACGCCGACTTCGTGCCGGTCTCGATGCGCAACGCGACCGCGTTCGGCTTCTCGCCGCGGCTGCGCGCCGACATCGTGCTGAACAACCTGGTCGGCCGGGCGATCCTCACGAACGAGGTCACCGTCCTGTCCGACGGCACCCCGTGGCGCCCGCTCGCGCACGCCGAGGACATCGCCGGTGCGGTCGTCGCCGCGCTGGACGCCCCCGCCGACGTCGTCCGGGCCCGGGCCTACAACGTGGGCACCGAGAAGAACAACCGGACCGTCGCCGAGATCGCCCAGGCGGTCATCGACGCCGTCCCCGGCTCGACGCTGAACATCACCGGCGAGGCGGGCAACGACCCGCGGTCGTACCGGGTCGACTTCGCCCGCGCCCGCAAGGAGCTCGGTTTCGAGGCCGGCTGGACCATCCCGGCCGGTGCCGAGCAGCTCGCGACCGAGTACAAGGCCCGGGGCCTCACCCAGGACGCCTTCGACAACTCCTTCACCCGGCTCGCGGTGCTCAACGCGCGGCAGGCTGCGGGGGAGCTCGACGGGGGGATGCACGTCATCGGCGGCTGA
- a CDS encoding GntP family permease, which produces MTAFLDWLQNDTSGLLTLAAASVVLLLLMIMRWRLEPFVALIVTGVLVALVAGVPITDLVGTPISASDSLLETGFAGILGHIAPIIGLGTVLGAIMERSGGADALTERLLRLFGPRGAPLAMGVTGVVLGIPVFFDIGIFVLAPLVYVAARRGGRSLVLYAMPMLAGLSMTHAFLPPHPGPVTAGGLLGVGMGWIIAMGLLCGIPAWLVSGVWWGAFIGKRVLVDVPEDAPGAAGPAAGTAGGTESSPDGAGGATRTAERAEVATTPRPPSVALIALIIAVPMLLILGATVGSVALPEGTVLHDVLVFLGTPAIALTISVLLAMYLLGVRRGTSMAELSRISGESLRPVGMILLVVGAGAFFGKVLQETGVGDALAGSMTAIGLPLIVSAYLISAALRIAQGSATVAIVTTAGIIGPTVAAGGYSQPQIALIVVAVSAGSIVASHVNDGGFWIVAKYFNMSVKQTLLTWTVLETILSVVGFAAAGLVWLVV; this is translated from the coding sequence ATGACGGCCTTCCTCGACTGGCTGCAGAACGACACGTCCGGCCTGCTCACCCTGGCCGCGGCGAGCGTCGTGCTGCTCCTGCTGATGATCATGCGGTGGCGGCTGGAGCCGTTCGTCGCGCTGATCGTGACCGGTGTGCTGGTGGCGCTGGTCGCCGGCGTGCCGATCACCGACCTCGTCGGGACACCGATCTCGGCGTCGGACTCGCTGCTGGAGACCGGCTTCGCCGGGATCCTCGGTCACATCGCGCCGATCATCGGCCTGGGCACCGTGCTCGGGGCGATCATGGAGCGGTCCGGGGGAGCGGACGCGCTCACCGAGCGGCTGCTGCGGCTGTTCGGGCCGCGGGGCGCGCCGCTGGCGATGGGCGTCACCGGCGTCGTGCTCGGGATCCCGGTCTTCTTCGACATCGGGATCTTCGTGCTCGCCCCGCTGGTCTACGTCGCCGCCCGGCGCGGCGGCCGCTCGCTGGTGCTCTACGCGATGCCGATGCTCGCCGGCCTGTCGATGACGCACGCGTTCCTGCCGCCGCACCCCGGCCCCGTCACGGCGGGCGGCCTGCTCGGCGTCGGGATGGGCTGGATCATCGCGATGGGCCTGCTCTGCGGGATCCCGGCCTGGCTGGTCAGCGGCGTCTGGTGGGGTGCGTTCATCGGGAAGCGGGTGCTCGTCGACGTCCCCGAGGACGCCCCGGGCGCCGCCGGTCCGGCTGCGGGCACGGCCGGGGGCACGGAGTCCTCCCCGGACGGTGCCGGCGGTGCCACCCGCACCGCCGAGCGGGCGGAGGTGGCGACGACGCCGCGGCCGCCGTCGGTCGCCCTCATCGCACTGATCATCGCGGTGCCGATGCTGCTGATCCTCGGGGCCACGGTCGGATCGGTCGCACTGCCGGAGGGCACCGTCCTGCACGACGTCCTCGTCTTCCTGGGCACCCCGGCGATCGCGCTGACGATCAGCGTGCTCCTCGCGATGTACCTGCTCGGCGTGCGCCGCGGGACGTCGATGGCCGAGCTGAGCCGGATCTCCGGCGAGTCGCTGCGCCCGGTCGGGATGATCCTGCTCGTCGTCGGCGCCGGCGCGTTCTTCGGCAAGGTGCTGCAGGAGACCGGGGTCGGCGACGCGCTGGCCGGGTCGATGACGGCGATCGGGCTCCCGCTGATCGTGTCCGCCTACCTGATCAGCGCGGCGCTGCGGATCGCGCAGGGCTCGGCCACCGTCGCCATCGTGACGACGGCGGGGATCATCGGCCCGACCGTCGCCGCCGGTGGCTACTCGCAGCCGCAGATCGCGCTGATCGTCGTCGCGGTGTCGGCCGGGTCGATCGTCGCCAGCCACGTCAACGACGGCGGGTTCTGGATCGTCGCGAAGTACTTCAACATGTCGGTGAAGCAGACCCTGCTGACGTGGACGGTGCTCGAGACGATCCTGTCCGTCGTCGGGTTCGCCGCCGCCGGTCTGGTGTGGCTGGTCGTGTGA
- a CDS encoding amidohydrolase family protein produces MRTLLRGGTVVDGTGGPRHTADVLVDGDRIAAVGDGAGARPDRVVDVTGMVVAPGFVDMHAHSDLRLLTEPAHLAKISQGVTTELLGQDGLSYAPVDDDVLATLRRKIAGWNGDPGPDAFTWRSVAGYLDRLDEGVAGNAAYLVPHGTVRALVCGWDDRPARPDEVARMADVVRTGMTEGAVGLSAGLTYTPGMYADGGELVELCRAVGELGGFFAPHHRSYGAGALEAYAEMIDVADRSGCALHLSHATLNFGPNRGRAGELIAMLDAAIAGGIDVTLDTYPYLPGATTLSAILPSWAQSGGHEATLGRLRDLAALARIREDLEVHGSDGCHGVVAEWDTIEISGVTDPGLAGYVGRTVAEIAGPDDPFDVCVDLLLRDDLGTGILQHVGHEENVRAIMRHPRHTGGSDGLLAGAKPHPRAWGTFPRYLGHYCRELGLFSLEECVAHLTGRAADRLRLADRGYVRAGLAADLVVFDPDAVADTATFADPAQQAAGIPFVLVNGTFAIDEGERTAALAGRALRRRADGSTS; encoded by the coding sequence ATGCGCACGTTGCTGCGCGGCGGGACCGTCGTCGACGGGACCGGGGGGCCGCGCCACACCGCCGACGTCCTCGTCGACGGCGACCGGATCGCCGCGGTCGGTGACGGCGCGGGCGCCCGGCCGGACCGGGTCGTCGACGTGACCGGCATGGTCGTCGCACCCGGGTTCGTCGACATGCACGCCCACTCCGACCTGCGGCTCCTCACCGAGCCCGCGCACCTCGCGAAGATCTCCCAGGGCGTGACGACCGAGCTGCTCGGCCAGGACGGGCTGTCCTACGCCCCGGTCGACGACGACGTCCTCGCCACGCTCCGCCGCAAGATCGCCGGCTGGAACGGCGACCCCGGCCCGGACGCCTTCACCTGGCGCAGCGTCGCCGGGTACCTCGACCGGCTCGACGAGGGCGTCGCCGGGAACGCCGCCTACCTCGTCCCGCACGGCACGGTGCGTGCCCTGGTCTGCGGCTGGGACGACCGGCCCGCCCGCCCGGACGAGGTCGCGCGGATGGCCGACGTCGTCCGCACCGGCATGACCGAGGGCGCGGTCGGGCTCTCGGCGGGACTGACCTACACCCCCGGGATGTACGCCGACGGCGGCGAGCTCGTCGAGCTGTGCCGCGCGGTCGGCGAGCTGGGCGGGTTCTTCGCCCCGCACCACCGCAGCTACGGGGCCGGCGCCCTGGAGGCGTACGCCGAGATGATCGACGTCGCCGACCGGTCCGGCTGCGCGCTGCACCTGTCGCACGCGACGCTCAACTTCGGGCCGAACCGCGGCCGGGCCGGTGAGCTGATCGCGATGCTGGACGCGGCGATCGCCGGCGGCATCGACGTCACCCTGGACACCTACCCGTACCTGCCCGGCGCGACGACGCTGTCGGCGATCCTGCCGAGCTGGGCCCAGTCCGGCGGGCACGAGGCGACCCTCGGGCGGCTGCGCGACCTGGCCGCGCTCGCCCGGATCCGGGAGGACCTGGAGGTGCACGGCTCGGACGGCTGCCACGGCGTCGTCGCCGAGTGGGACACCATCGAGATCAGCGGCGTCACGGACCCGGGGCTGGCCGGGTACGTAGGGCGCACCGTCGCGGAGATCGCCGGGCCGGACGACCCGTTCGACGTCTGCGTCGATCTCCTGCTGCGCGACGACCTCGGCACCGGGATCCTGCAGCACGTCGGGCACGAGGAGAACGTCCGCGCGATCATGCGCCATCCCCGGCACACCGGCGGCAGCGACGGGCTGCTCGCCGGGGCGAAGCCGCACCCGCGGGCCTGGGGGACCTTCCCGCGCTACCTCGGGCACTACTGCCGCGAGCTCGGCCTGTTCTCCCTGGAGGAGTGCGTCGCGCACCTGACGGGGCGGGCCGCGGACCGGCTGCGGCTGGCCGACCGCGGGTACGTCCGCGCGGGCCTCGCCGCCGATCTCGTCGTGTTCGACCCGGACGCGGTCGCCGACACCGCGACCTTCGCCGACCCGGCCCAGCAGGCCGCCGGCATCCCGTTCGTACTGGTGAACGGGACCTTCGCGATCGACGAGGGCGAGCGGACCGCCGCCCTCGCGGGCCGGGCCCTGCGCCGCCGTGCGGACGGGAGCACGTCGTGA
- a CDS encoding alanine racemase — MTTSTETGLRLGSLGAERPGPFAKSLPPLDGTVADWLSGAPPLSALATPVLTLDDAALHANARRMAEWCTGHGVELAPHGKTTMAPALWDLQLRTGSRGITLATPWQALVAIEFGVRWVMLANSLVDPRGLRAVAAARDADPSLEVVSWVDSVDTVVAMEAGAGSPERPLTVVVELGAPGGRTGARSVAEAERVAAAVVASPVLRLGGVGGYEGALAHDPSPESLGTVRSYLDDLAELHRRLLPAYETDEVVVTAGGSAYFDQVVEALAGLADDRTRVVLRSGAYLVHDDGFYRGISPLAREGDRPFRSAMHVWARVVSTPEPGLALLDAGKRDVPFDEGLPEPQLLADDLGRPARPLAGTVTAVNDQHAFLRTDEPVTVGQVVRLGLSHPCTAFDKWRWIPLLTGADDPDPRVAGLVRTFF, encoded by the coding sequence ATGACGACGTCGACGGAGACCGGACTCCGGCTCGGATCGCTCGGGGCCGAGCGGCCCGGCCCGTTCGCCAAGTCGCTCCCGCCGCTCGACGGCACGGTCGCCGACTGGCTGTCCGGGGCGCCCCCGCTGTCCGCGCTCGCCACCCCGGTGCTGACGCTCGACGACGCCGCGCTGCACGCGAACGCCCGCCGGATGGCGGAGTGGTGCACCGGGCACGGCGTCGAGCTCGCCCCGCACGGCAAGACGACGATGGCGCCCGCCCTGTGGGACCTGCAGCTCCGCACCGGGTCGCGCGGCATCACCCTGGCGACCCCGTGGCAGGCGCTGGTGGCGATCGAGTTCGGGGTCCGGTGGGTCATGCTGGCGAACTCGCTGGTCGACCCCCGCGGGCTCCGCGCGGTGGCCGCCGCCCGCGACGCCGACCCGTCGCTCGAGGTCGTCAGCTGGGTCGACTCGGTCGACACGGTCGTCGCGATGGAGGCCGGGGCCGGGAGCCCGGAGCGGCCGCTCACCGTCGTCGTCGAGCTGGGGGCGCCGGGCGGCCGGACCGGGGCGCGGTCGGTGGCCGAGGCCGAGCGGGTCGCCGCGGCCGTCGTCGCCAGCCCGGTGCTGCGGCTCGGCGGGGTCGGCGGCTACGAGGGCGCGCTCGCCCACGATCCGTCACCGGAGTCGCTCGGCACCGTCCGGTCCTACCTCGACGACCTGGCCGAGCTGCACCGCAGGCTGCTGCCCGCCTACGAGACCGACGAGGTCGTCGTCACCGCGGGCGGCAGCGCGTACTTCGACCAGGTCGTCGAGGCCCTGGCCGGGCTCGCGGACGACCGCACCCGCGTCGTCCTGCGCTCGGGTGCCTACCTGGTGCACGACGACGGCTTCTACCGCGGCATCTCCCCGCTGGCCCGGGAGGGCGACCGGCCGTTCCGCTCGGCGATGCACGTCTGGGCCCGGGTGGTGTCCACACCGGAGCCGGGTCTCGCGCTGCTCGACGCCGGCAAGCGGGACGTGCCGTTCGACGAGGGCCTGCCCGAGCCGCAGCTGCTCGCCGACGACCTCGGGCGCCCGGCCCGCCCGCTCGCCGGGACGGTCACCGCGGTCAACGACCAGCACGCGTTCCTGCGGACCGACGAGCCGGTGACGGTCGGGCAGGTGGTGCGGCTCGGGCTGTCCCACCCGTGCACCGCCTTCGACAAGTGGCGCTGGATCCCGCTCCTGACCGGCGCCGACGACCCCGACCCCCGGGTCGCCGGCCTGGTCCGGACGTTCTTCTGA
- a CDS encoding methyltransferase domain-containing protein has protein sequence MTSQLSGTTVTCRLCGSTDLRSFCDLGATPPCELFLTAETAERPETTYPLHVRVCNSCLLAQLPPEISPEETFEEYAYFSSFSSSWVEHARRFVDSAVVRAGLGTGSFVVEVASNDGYLLQHVVARDIRCLGVEPSVNVGEAARGKGVPTLTAFLTPETGARVRAEHGPADLVCGNNVFAHIPDVVGFAQGLRAMVADDGWVSIEVQHLLTLVERKQFDTIYHEHFQYYTLLTGQRALAAGGLTLVDVELLDTHGGSIRMWARPADVAGEPSERVREVLAAEEAAGLHTPEGHDGFSEAVSTIRDDLVSFLVDARRRGKRVVAYGAPGKGNTLLNYCGIRPDLLEYTVDRNPYKHGRLTPGTRIPIHAPERIAQDRPDHVLVLPWNLRTELTEQLSYVHEWGGTLVFPIPSLEVV, from the coding sequence GTGACGTCGCAACTGTCCGGCACCACCGTCACGTGCCGTCTGTGCGGTTCGACGGACCTGCGCAGCTTCTGCGACCTCGGCGCGACACCGCCGTGCGAGCTGTTCCTGACCGCCGAGACGGCCGAGCGTCCGGAGACGACGTACCCGCTGCACGTGCGGGTCTGCAACTCCTGCCTGCTGGCCCAGCTGCCGCCGGAGATCTCTCCGGAGGAGACGTTCGAGGAGTACGCGTACTTCTCGTCGTTCAGCTCGTCCTGGGTGGAGCACGCCCGTCGTTTCGTGGACTCCGCCGTCGTCCGCGCGGGACTCGGCACCGGCTCGTTCGTCGTCGAGGTCGCCTCGAACGACGGCTACCTGCTGCAGCACGTCGTCGCCCGCGACATCCGCTGCCTCGGTGTGGAGCCGAGCGTCAACGTCGGCGAGGCGGCCCGCGGCAAGGGTGTCCCGACGCTCACCGCGTTCCTCACCCCGGAGACCGGCGCCCGGGTCCGCGCCGAGCACGGCCCGGCGGACCTGGTGTGCGGGAACAACGTGTTCGCCCACATCCCCGACGTCGTCGGCTTCGCGCAGGGCCTCCGCGCCATGGTCGCCGACGACGGCTGGGTCTCGATCGAGGTCCAGCACCTGCTCACGCTGGTCGAGCGCAAGCAGTTCGACACGATCTACCACGAGCACTTCCAGTACTACACGCTGCTCACCGGGCAGCGGGCGCTCGCGGCGGGCGGCCTGACCCTGGTCGACGTCGAGCTGCTCGACACCCACGGCGGCTCGATCCGCATGTGGGCGCGTCCCGCCGACGTCGCGGGCGAGCCGTCGGAGCGCGTGCGCGAGGTGCTCGCGGCCGAGGAGGCCGCCGGCCTGCACACCCCGGAGGGCCACGACGGGTTCTCCGAGGCCGTCTCCACCATCCGCGACGACCTGGTGTCCTTCCTCGTCGACGCCCGCCGCCGGGGCAAGCGGGTCGTCGCCTACGGCGCGCCGGGCAAGGGGAACACCCTGCTGAACTACTGCGGGATCCGGCCGGACCTGCTCGAGTACACGGTGGACCGGAACCCGTACAAGCACGGCCGGCTGACGCCGGGCACCCGGATCCCGATCCACGCCCCGGAGCGGATCGCGCAGGACCGCCCCGACCACGTGCTCGTCCTGCCCTGGAACCTGCGCACCGAGCTGACCGAGCAGCTGTCCTACGTGCACGAGTGGGGCGGCACGCTGGTCTTCCCGATCCCGTCGCTCGAGGTGGTGTGA
- a CDS encoding IclR family transcriptional regulator encodes MSTSLGKALRILVVLGEGPASLDELATRLDVHKTTVLRLLRTLGDEHFVHRDGQHRYHLGSRLFELSSRGLDQREVRSIAAPHLLAFNRAHGHTTHLSELVGSEIVYIDKLESHDHVRMASRVGLRGPVHSTAAGKVLLADLTPAAVDRVLDGADLTARTPATITDRGAYRAELARVREQGWAQDREENEPSINCIGAPVRGPAGTVVAAVSVSVPSIVATYDQLIELVPSLLAVTGTISREHGWRPTREEPSP; translated from the coding sequence GTGAGCACCAGCCTGGGCAAGGCGCTGCGGATCCTGGTCGTCCTCGGCGAGGGACCGGCGTCGCTGGACGAGCTGGCGACCCGGCTGGACGTGCACAAGACGACCGTCCTGCGGCTGCTGCGCACGCTCGGCGACGAGCACTTCGTGCACCGCGACGGGCAGCACCGCTACCACCTGGGGTCCCGGCTCTTCGAGCTGTCCTCCCGCGGGCTGGACCAGCGCGAGGTCCGCTCGATCGCCGCCCCGCACCTGCTCGCGTTCAACCGCGCGCACGGCCACACCACGCACCTGTCCGAGCTGGTCGGCAGCGAGATCGTCTACATCGACAAGCTGGAGTCGCACGACCACGTGCGCATGGCGTCCCGGGTCGGGCTCCGCGGCCCGGTGCACTCGACGGCGGCCGGGAAGGTCCTGCTGGCCGACCTCACCCCGGCCGCGGTGGACCGGGTGCTCGACGGCGCGGACCTCACCGCCCGCACACCCGCCACGATCACCGACCGCGGCGCCTACCGGGCCGAGCTCGCCCGTGTCCGCGAGCAGGGCTGGGCACAGGACCGCGAGGAGAACGAGCCCTCGATCAACTGCATCGGGGCGCCGGTCCGCGGACCGGCCGGAACCGTGGTGGCGGCCGTCTCGGTGTCCGTGCCGAGCATCGTCGCCACCTACGACCAGCTGATCGAGCTGGTCCCGTCACTGCTGGCCGTGACCGGGACGATCTCCCGGGAGCACGGCTGGCGCCCGACCCGAGAGGAACCCTCCCCATGA
- a CDS encoding DUF2277 domain-containing protein, translating into MCRNIRTLHNFEPPATVDEVDAAALQYVRKISGSAKPSQANAEAFEKAVSLVAAATRELLDGLTTTAPPKDREVEAAKARARAEVRYAR; encoded by the coding sequence ATGTGCCGCAACATCCGGACGTTGCACAACTTCGAGCCGCCGGCGACCGTCGACGAGGTGGACGCGGCCGCGCTCCAGTACGTCCGCAAGATCTCCGGTTCGGCGAAGCCGTCGCAGGCCAACGCCGAGGCGTTCGAGAAGGCGGTGTCGCTGGTCGCGGCGGCGACCCGCGAACTGCTGGACGGTCTGACCACGACCGCCCCGCCGAAGGACCGTGAGGTGGAGGCGGCCAAGGCCCGGGCCCGCGCCGAGGTGCGCTACGCCCGCTGA
- a CDS encoding sugar phosphate nucleotidyltransferase — MKVVLFCGGYGMRMRDGASDLPKPMHPVGPRPLIWHVMRYYAHFGHTDFVLCLGYGAHHIKNYFLNYDETESNDFVLHQGEVELMGSDIQDWNITFVHTGLDSPIGERLRRVKAIVQDDEMFHANYADVLTDAPLDTMVEQFTRSDAVGQLMAVPPQSAFHCVDVSDDGTLDSITTLQEMPLWENGGYLMFRPEVFDFLEKDCDLIGDVCAPLARKGRMSAYRHRGFWQPADTVKERNALEAAYQGGTRPWMLWEAHGTDRDPLQAAIAEMHRSSHQRD, encoded by the coding sequence GTGAAGGTCGTCCTGTTCTGTGGTGGTTACGGCATGCGGATGCGCGACGGCGCGTCCGATCTCCCGAAGCCGATGCACCCGGTGGGCCCGCGCCCGCTGATCTGGCACGTGATGCGCTACTACGCCCACTTCGGGCACACGGACTTCGTCCTGTGCCTGGGCTACGGCGCGCACCACATCAAGAACTACTTCCTCAACTACGACGAGACCGAGTCCAACGACTTCGTCCTGCACCAGGGCGAGGTCGAGCTCATGGGCAGCGACATCCAGGACTGGAACATCACGTTCGTCCACACCGGCCTGGACTCGCCGATCGGTGAGCGGCTGCGCCGGGTCAAGGCCATCGTCCAGGACGACGAGATGTTCCACGCGAACTACGCCGACGTCCTCACCGACGCCCCGCTGGACACGATGGTCGAGCAGTTCACCCGCTCCGACGCCGTCGGCCAGCTGATGGCCGTGCCGCCGCAGTCGGCCTTCCACTGCGTCGACGTGTCCGACGACGGCACGCTCGACTCGATCACCACGCTCCAGGAGATGCCGCTCTGGGAGAACGGCGGCTACCTCATGTTCCGGCCCGAGGTGTTCGACTTCCTCGAGAAGGACTGCGACCTGATCGGCGACGTCTGCGCCCCGCTGGCCCGCAAGGGCCGCATGTCGGCGTACCGGCACCGCGGGTTCTGGCAGCCGGCCGACACGGTCAAGGAGCGCAACGCGCTCGAGGCCGCCTACCAGGGCGGCACCCGGCCGTGGATGCTGTGGGAGGCACACGGCACCGACCGCGACCCGCTGCAGGCCGCGATCGCCGAGATGCACCGCAGCAGCCACCAGCGCGACTGA
- a CDS encoding PIG-L deacetylase family protein: MLNLLPERLDRILLLGAHCDDIPIGAGGTLLELCRAYPGVNVTALVLTGAGSLREEEERAALAAFTPGANLEVVVMDLPDGRVPQHWERAKMALEDLRTRGEPDLVIGPSPHDAHQDHRTLAQMIPTAYRDHLTLGYEILKWEGDLAQPSVYLPLSEPVLGEKIAKLNEHYGSQRDRTWFDDETFRGIARVRGVQCHARYAEAFHVQKLTLSVAPIAGSEPAPGFGTGP, translated from the coding sequence GTGCTGAACCTGCTGCCCGAGCGGCTGGACCGCATCCTGCTGCTCGGCGCGCACTGCGACGACATCCCGATCGGGGCGGGCGGCACGCTCCTGGAGCTGTGCCGCGCCTACCCGGGGGTGAACGTGACCGCACTCGTCCTCACCGGGGCCGGGTCGCTGCGCGAGGAGGAGGAGCGGGCCGCGCTCGCCGCCTTCACCCCCGGCGCGAACCTCGAGGTCGTCGTCATGGACCTGCCCGACGGCCGCGTACCGCAGCACTGGGAGCGGGCCAAGATGGCGCTGGAGGACCTGCGCACCCGGGGCGAGCCCGACCTCGTCATCGGGCCGTCGCCGCACGACGCGCACCAGGACCACCGGACGCTCGCGCAGATGATCCCGACGGCCTACCGGGACCACCTGACGCTCGGCTACGAGATCCTCAAGTGGGAGGGCGACCTCGCCCAGCCGTCGGTCTACCTCCCGCTGTCCGAGCCGGTGCTCGGCGAGAAGATCGCGAAGCTGAACGAGCACTACGGTTCCCAGCGGGACCGCACCTGGTTCGACGACGAGACGTTCCGCGGGATCGCCCGGGTCCGCGGCGTGCAGTGCCACGCCCGGTACGCCGAGGCGTTCCACGTCCAGAAGCTGACGCTGTCCGTCGCCCCGATCGCCGGATCGGAGCCGGCGCCCGGCTTCGGCACCGGGCCGTGA
- a CDS encoding sugar kinase, whose product MESAGRRPSTGGVVCFGEALALVSRPGGIDDPAAPASAAGAEVNVALDLAAAGVPVAWVGRLGDDPHGALVSRALAAAAVDTSGIETDPARPTGRYAKSTEPGPDGPRTRMHYRRAGSAASAAGPDLRERPGIRDRLASASWLHVGGITSAVSPAALAALLERPRAYRVSFDVNWREQMWPGGDPATVVAHAGRADIVLTGGDEALRVFGTADPAGLRALLPGPELLVLKDGADRAVAVHRDGTVTARPALQVDVVEPVGAGDAFAAGLLTGLVRGEDVGRCLRRGHLGAAAVLVVAGDSAAPLPDRLLDLGDDAWARLRVGPDGVVEGVRT is encoded by the coding sequence GTGGAGAGCGCAGGTCGGCGGCCCTCGACGGGCGGTGTGGTGTGCTTCGGCGAGGCGCTGGCGCTGGTGTCCCGGCCCGGCGGGATCGACGATCCGGCCGCCCCCGCGAGCGCCGCGGGCGCCGAGGTGAACGTGGCGCTCGATCTCGCCGCGGCCGGGGTGCCCGTCGCCTGGGTCGGCCGTCTCGGCGACGACCCGCACGGCGCCCTCGTCTCCCGCGCGCTCGCCGCCGCGGCCGTGGACACGAGTGGGATCGAGACCGACCCCGCACGGCCGACCGGTCGCTACGCGAAGTCCACCGAGCCCGGCCCCGACGGCCCGCGGACCCGGATGCACTACCGGCGGGCGGGGTCCGCGGCCTCCGCCGCCGGACCGGACCTGCGGGAACGGCCGGGCATCCGGGACCGGCTGGCGTCGGCGTCGTGGCTGCACGTCGGCGGGATCACCTCGGCCGTCTCCCCCGCCGCGCTGGCGGCGCTGCTGGAACGGCCCCGGGCGTACCGGGTCTCGTTCGACGTGAACTGGCGCGAGCAGATGTGGCCCGGCGGCGACCCGGCGACGGTCGTCGCGCACGCCGGCCGGGCGGACATCGTCCTGACCGGCGGCGACGAGGCGCTCCGGGTGTTCGGCACGGCCGACCCGGCCGGGCTGCGGGCGCTGCTGCCGGGTCCGGAGCTGCTGGTGCTGAAGGACGGCGCCGACCGTGCCGTCGCCGTGCACCGCGACGGCACGGTGACCGCGCGCCCGGCACTGCAGGTCGACGTCGTCGAGCCGGTCGGTGCGGGCGACGCGTTCGCCGCGGGCCTGCTCACCGGGCTCGTCCGCGGCGAGGACGTCGGCCGCTGCCTGCGCCGCGGACACCTCGGTGCCGCGGCCGTGCTCGTCGTCGCCGGCGACTCGGCCGCCCCGCTGCCCGACCGCCTGCTCGACCTCGGCGACGACGCGTGGGCGCGCCTGCGCGTCGGCCCGGACGGCGTCGTCGAGGGGGTCCGCACGTGA
- a CDS encoding RidA family protein, which translates to MSTTVVSTPDAPAPAHTFSQAIRKGGLLQVSGQGPMDPATATYIAPGDVQAQTLRTLENVRAILEAGGSSVADVLMFRVYLTDRAHFADMNTAYGEFVSRHVPDGNLPARTTVIAGLPREEMLVEIDALAVPAE; encoded by the coding sequence ATGAGCACGACCGTCGTCTCCACCCCGGACGCGCCGGCCCCGGCGCACACCTTCAGCCAGGCGATCCGCAAGGGCGGCCTGCTGCAGGTCTCCGGTCAGGGACCGATGGACCCGGCCACCGCCACCTACATCGCCCCGGGTGACGTCCAGGCGCAGACGCTGCGGACGCTGGAGAACGTCCGGGCGATCCTGGAGGCCGGCGGGTCCTCGGTCGCCGACGTCCTGATGTTCCGGGTCTACCTCACCGATCGCGCGCACTTCGCGGACATGAACACCGCGTACGGCGAGTTCGTGTCCCGGCACGTCCCGGACGGGAACCTGCCCGCCCGCACGACGGTGATCGCCGGCCTGCCCCGCGAGGAGATGCTCGTCGAGATCGACGCCCTGGCGGTCCCCGCGGAGTAG